In Fusarium oxysporum f. sp. lycopersici 4287 chromosome 4, whole genome shotgun sequence, a genomic segment contains:
- a CDS encoding hypothetical protein (At least one base has a quality score < 10), with translation MAAKRAVQSILPKSQPPTWTASKRITEFIAHVTPVTSLSQANFYVESLLESDKRIRNATHNITAWRIRGEGIGHQQFNDDGETGAGSRLLQLMQSMDLWDSMVVVTRWYGGAHLGSKRFRLITSVASDAFARAEHARSVLPVYQD, from the exons ATGGCTGCGAAGAGAGCAGTCCAATCCATTCTGCCTAAATCACAGCCCCCAACTTGGACAGCCTCAAAGCGCATCACAGAGTTCATAGCACACGTTACCCCTGTAACATCTCTATCACAGGCCAATTTCTACGTTGAGTCTCTTCTTGAATCGGACAAACGTAtacgcaacgcaacgcacAATATCACGGCGTGGCGCATTAGAGGTGAGGGTATTGGCCATCAACAATTCAATGACGATGGCGAGACGGGAGCCGGATCCCGACTCCTGCAGCTGATGCAGTCCATGGATCTTTGGGATTCTATGGTCGTGGTTACACGCTGGTATGGGGGTGCCCATTTAGGATCCAAAAGATTCAGATTGATCACTTCCGTGGCCAGTGACGCCTTTGCGAGAGCTG AACACGCCAGGTCTGTATTACCTGT TTACCAAGACTAA
- a CDS encoding T-complex protein 1 subunit gamma has translation MYQLISSSIGTKFVSRWMDQMCDLALKAVRTVTWEAGNGKTEVDIKRYARVEKVPGGEIEDSRVLDGLMLNKDITHPKMRRRIENPRIVLLDCPLEYKKGESQTNIEITKEDDWNRILQIEEEQVKALCEAIVAVKPDLVITEKGVSDLAQHYFMKANITALRRVRKTDNNRIARATGATIVNRVEDLQDSDVGTRCGLFEIEKIGDEYFTFLTKCQDPKACTVLLRGPSKDVLNEIERNLQDAMGVARNVMFSPRLSPGGGATEMAVSVRLGQLAKSIEGVQQWPYKAVADALEVIPRTLVQNAGKSPVRVLTDLRAKQAEGKSTWGVNGDTGAIADMKEYGVWEPQAIKLQSIKTAIEAACLLLRVDDICSAKKAAQIGGGGGGEE, from the exons ATGTACCAGctcatctcttcttcgaTTGGCACCAAGTTTGTTTCTCGATGGATGGATCAGATGTGCGACCTCGCCCTTAAGGCTGTCCGCACTGTGACATGGGAGGCTGGTAACGGCAAGACTGAAGTCGACATCAAGCGATATGCCAGAGTGGAGAAGGTACCCGGCGGTGAGATCGAGGACAGTAGGGTTCTTGACGGTCTTATGCTCAACAAGGACATCACACATCCCAAGATGCGCCGGCGCATTGAGAACCCCCGAATCGTTCTCCTCGACTGCCCCCTTGAGTACAAGAAGGGCGAGTCTCAAACCAACATCGAGATTACCAAGGAGGATGACTGGAATCGAATTCTGCAgattgaggaggagcaggtCAAGGCTTTGTGCGAGGCGATTGTCGCCGTCAAGCCTGATCTTGTCATTACGGAGAAGGGAGTGTCTG ATCTTGCCCAGCACTACTTCATGAAGGCCAACATCACAGCTCTCCGCCGAGTTCGAAAGACCGATAACAACAGAATAGCCCGCGCTACCGGTGCCACCATCGTCAACAGAGTAGAGGATCTCCAGGACTCCGATGTCGGTACCCGATGTGGCTTGTtcgagattgagaagatcggAGACGAGTACTTCACATTCCTTACCAAGTGCCAGGACCCTAAGGCCTGCACAGTCCTTCTCCGAGGTCCCTCCAAGGATGTCCTCAACGAGATCGAGCGAAACCTACAGGATGCCATGGGTGTCGCACGAAATGTTATGTTCTCTCCTCGGTTATCGCCTGGCGGTGGTGCTACAGAGATGGCCGTATCCGTGAGGTTGGGTCAACTCGCCAAGAGTATTGAGGGTGTCCAGCAGTGGCCCTACAAGGCTGTAGCAGATGCTCTTGAGGTTATTCCTCGAACTCTCGTCCAGAACGCTGGCAAGAGCCCTGTCCGTGTGTTGACAGATCTCCGAGCCAAGCAGGCCGAGGGTAAGAGCACCTGGGGTGTCAACGGTGACACAGGTGCCATCGCAGATATGAAAGAGTACGGAGTGTGGGAGCCTCAGGCTATCAAGCTCCAGAGTATCAAGACCGCCATTGAG GCTGCTTGCCTTTTGCTCCGAGTTGATGACATTTGCAgtgccaagaaggctgcgCAGATTGGTGGCGGCGGGGGTGGCGAAGAATAA
- a CDS encoding allantoicase: protein MTSIADEIEYKLDNVEVSRVRPDDINKTFRSTCIDLISSGLGGKVLGYSDQWFCEASNLLNPRAPIAQPGKMVFTGAWYDGWETRRHNQEPFDYAIIKLGVASGTIEGVEIDTAFFNGNHAPAISVEGIFSQDDDKVVSWGGGRGEWETILGIQECGASQRFAWKLKSPSQKAYTHVRLNMYPDGGIARFRLYGHAVPVFPEDKDVIFDLAAAQNGGIAVSCSDEHFGTKDNLIIPGRGKDMGDGWETKRSRGKDHTDFAIIKLGAPGYIENWVVDTAHFRGNYPQKVSIEGCEWTGHGDPVADATAWRVFVPPSKTGPDQEHEFESEEKEKKALVTHVKLIMIPDGGVKRLRAFGKRAV from the exons ATGACTTCCATTGCTGACGAAATCGAATACAAGCTCGACAACGTCGAGGTCTCAAGGGTTCGTCCAGACGACATTAACAAGACTTTCCGTTCAACATGCATTG ATCTTATCTCCAGTGGTCTCGGTGGTAAAGTCCTTGGCTACTCTGACCAATGGTTCTGCGAGGCGTCCAACCTGTTGAACCCCAGAGCCCCGATTGCTCAGCCAGGTAAGATGGTCTTCACAGGTGCTTGGTATGATGGTTGGGAGACTCGACGACACAATCAGGAGCCATTTGACTACGCCATAATCAAGTTGGGCGTCGCCTCTGGCACGATTGAAGGAGTCGAGATCGACACAGCCTTCTTCAACGGAAACCATGCTCCTGCTATCTCTGTCGAGGGTATCTTCAGCCAAGATGACGACAAGGTTGTTTCATGGggaggaggtcgaggagaATGGGAGACCATCCTCGGGATCCAAGAGTGTGGTGCTTCTCAGCGATTTGCCTGGAAGCTCAAGTCTCCTAGCCAAAAGGCATACACACATGTGAGGCTCAACATGTACCCCGATGGCGGTATCGCACGATTCCGTCTCTATGGGCACGCCGTCCCCGTCTTCCCTGAAGACAAGGATgtcatctttgatcttgCTGCAGCTCAAAATGGCGGCATTGCTGTGTCGTGCAGCGACGAACACTTTGGAACCAAGGACAACCTTATCATCCCTGGCCGAGGAAAGGATATGGGCGATGGCTGGGAGACAAAGCGATCACGAGGAAAAGACCATACAGATTTCGCCATCATTAAGCTCGGTGCCCCTGGATATATCGAGAATTGGGTTGTTGACACTGCGCACTTTAGAGGCAACTATCCTCAAAAGGTCTCAATTGAAGGTTGCGAGTGGACAGGCCATGGCGATCCTGTCGCAGATGCCACAGCCTGGAGAGTCTTTGTACCCCCCAGCAAGACGGGGCCCGATCAGGAGCATGAGTTTGAGAgcgaagagaaagagaagaaggccctGGTAACTCACGTAAAGCTTATCATGATTCCTGATGGTGGAGTGAAGCGATTGCGGGCATTTGGCAAGCGAGCAGTTTAG